Genomic DNA from Selenomonas sp. oral taxon 126:
TCCTCCCCGTCCGTGATGATGACAAAGAGCACCTTCTCCGCACGGTAGTCCTCCGCCGTCTGCTTCTGCACCGCACGGATCTTCTCCATCATGCGCCCGATCGCATCGAGGAGAGCCGTGCCGCCGCCCACACGATAATCCTTTTCCGTCAGCGGCGCAACCGCACGGATGTCGATGCGGTCATGCAGCAGGCGATACTGATTGTCGAACAGCACCGTCGTCACACGCGCCTCGCCCGCAAGCTCCGCCTGCTCCTTCAGCATGGAGTTGAACCCGCCGATCGTATCCTTTTCGAGCCCCGCCATCGACCCGCTCCGATCGACGATAAACACCAGCTCCGTCAATCCCTTTTTCATGACAAATCCTCCTTCGTCTCTATACCATCTCCGTGGGCATTCGCCCCTGATGATTATAGTATAGGGAGGAAGGAGGACAGAAAGTGTCTACCCACTAGAAAAATCACCTATTTGCTCTGACTTATTTTTCAAACTTCAGTAAAGGTGATACGCCCATCTGTATCACATACATCACTGTATATGGATTTCATATTGGAAGATGCAGTAACAGCCTCCGAAGTATCCGCATCTTTCGAGAACGCTTCCTTGAACTCATCTTCGCTAGGGATTCGTTTCTTTTTCTGTACCCACTGATAACCTTTATATGCAATGTAAACTTCCCATGGCAATACTAATTTAAGTGCATTCACATAAATCATCTCCTATCATTGTTAAATACATATGAAAAACAGCCATATATACAAGAAGTGGCAAACGCCTCATCCCTCCTGTTCTCCAAAACAATCCGACAATCCTCGAATGAATCTATACAGTGCCCCCATATCCAAGAATTTACCACGATACGTCGATTTGTAGGACAGCTCTCCAAAAGTAATCTCATGAAGAACGATCCCATCGTCACCATTCTTTCCGCGCGTCAATTTTACTTCATGATATTTTGTACATTTGGTGCGTTGCCCATCAATAAGAATCCCTGCACCGGTAAAGAAAAGAGCTTTTTCTCCACTATCAATAATCATGTAGGTATGGCGTGCTACCAGTGGTTCTGCCTTCATATGTTTGTAGAGGTAGCGCCGAAACGATTCATCCCCTTTATAAAAAACATACTTCTGACCATTAGGCTGAACGACATTCTCATTCATCTCTTTTCTCATATCGTCGATCAGTTTCTTTTCCGCCCTTCTCCTCTTCTGAGCCAGTACCGCGCTGTCACCGAACAACTCAGGTGCAAACAGCTCATGTTCCCTCCGAAGAACAACAGCAACAGCACATCCCGGATCGACTGCGATTTCTGGAAGTTCAAGCTCCTGTTCTTTGCAGAAACGATTCAACTTTGCCTCTCTCACCGTAATAACAGCCATATCATCCCCATCAATTCCCTTGGCGATTCTTCGATACATCTTAATAATCGCAGGCTTTACAATGGCAGAAAAATTGACCCTCTGAAGCGAAATATACGCCTTTTGGTCAAAGCCCCCATTATGCATTGCCTCCTGCGCATCATCAATAACACCACTAACCGAATCAAGATTCTCCTCGACCTGATGAACCACTTGGTCAATCTGTGAAGACTCACGCAAACATTCATCAATATCAAGCGCGGCACGGAAGAGGTCATTCAGATTATCCAGCATACCAAGATAAAGTTCTACTTGGTGCATACGCTCGGTATACCGTCGCCCCTTTCCCCGTCTCTCTTCAAACAAGCGGGAAACAGTAATACAGCGCTGCACCTCTGACTGTGCCGTATCCCAAAAGAACTTCTCTGGGTATATACGTTCCTCGTCAAAAACAGATGTCAGCTTATTCCAGCGAACAGAATATTTACGCACCAAATCAGCCAGAACACGTTGGTATTTTTTCTTTAACAGCAATCTTTGCCGATTCAAAAAATCGGCCTCTGCATCAGACTCAAATTGATCGCCCGTAGGCATCGGATAGAGATACTGTGGGTCAACACGTTGGAGGAGGACTTCATAGCCTTTGCAATCACGCATGCGTGCGTACAGACCGCTCAAAAGCTGCCCATTGAGAACCTTATTGTAATCCTCATTCACCAAGATCCGAAGAATCTTTGCCGCCTCAGCCTCTTCCCCCATTCGCAAATACGTGATTGCGCAGAGTTCGAGAACCTCATTTGAACCGCCCGATATGCGAATCGCTTCTCGGAGCATATCGAGAATTTTATCACGATATGGCTCATAATTTCCCGTTCCGAGAAGAATATCCACATGTTCCAACAGACACGACGCCGCAATCGCATCCTCTCTCAGGACACGAATATGCTCAAATTCCCGATACTTCTCGAAATGCTCCACTGCCTTTTTTCTGTAATCAAGGCGAAGTTCTTCAGTGATGTCGAGATCTTTATTCTCTGCGATGTAGTTTGCTGCATTTCCAAAGAAATACCAGAAGGGCGGATAGGCGACAAATTTCTCTTTTATAGAGTCCAGACGCTCGTATTTTCTTATATCATCCGTATCCATCAATATTTTGTTATACTGATTGATTTGCCGCTCCGTCAAACGGTACTCATCTTGGAAACCATAGGTGTCAGCGAGTCTCCACGCCGTATCA
This window encodes:
- a CDS encoding vWA domain-containing protein, whose amino-acid sequence is MKKGLTELVFIVDRSGSMAGLEKDTIGGFNSMLKEQAELAGEARVTTVLFDNQYRLLHDRIDIRAVAPLTEKDYRVGGGTALLDAIGRMMEKIRAVQKQTAEDYRAEKVLFVIITDGE